In Nasonia vitripennis strain AsymCx chromosome 2, Nvit_psr_1.1, whole genome shotgun sequence, a genomic segment contains:
- the LOC100117557 gene encoding SET domain-containing protein SmydA-8 → MKPSTEREEVCAVCKVPAKQKCGGCKSVFYCGREHQKAHWREHSAKCKSYKLVENEKLGRHYVAIRRIEAGEVVIREDDALVQAPQQETVPICLGCYKPLESDTAKPCELCGWPLCASCTSHGAECDFTKRHRDTKVTITGFGIAHPTYKCIGVVRALALRETNPEAYERFTKLASGELEEPREIARFIKRFFNKLHDFSEDEIARAAGIMQINGHEVPISEPVLIAVYDESSYVEHSCRANCSKSFTSSGGIVIRAAMEIEKGEHIMICYTDPLWGTANRRHHLLRTKFFECTCPRCSDPAEFGSMFNAIECSKSDCSGCMLPKSFTVQEIPDYRCNKCDNSRSSNSVDEMLEQIGKEMASMRKNDAGACRSFARKHASKLHDNHYYMTDVKLALAQMIGQQTGGLPALDNETISEKILLCKKLDDLLKTIVPAENRVRGLVLFEMHAAVAEFARRQDREQLYNILQESKRLLNEAYQLLKYEPELLPEGIIAKTAKKNLREMDMILKQLCQNAVAPL, encoded by the exons ATGAAGCCCAGTACGGAGAGGGAGGAGGTCTGCGCTGTTTGCAAAGTGCCCGCGAAACAGAAGTGCGGAGGATGCAAGTCCGTGTTCTATTGCGGACGCGAGCATCAGAAGGCCCACTGGAGGGAACACTCGGCAAAGTGCAAGTCTTACAAG TTGGTAGAGAACGAGAAGCTCGGCCGTCACTACGTCGCGATCAGACGGATCGAAGCCGGCGAAGTGGTGATAAGGGAGGACGACGCTCTGGTCCAGGCTCCACAGCAGGAAACAGTACCGATATGTCTCGGCTGCTATAAGCCTCTGGAATCGGACACAGCCAAGCCCTGCGAGCTTTGCGGTTGGCCGCTTTGCGCCTCCTGCACCAGCCACGGAGCCGAGTGCGACTTCACCAAGCGGCACAGAGATACGAAG GTCACGATAACGGGCTTCGGCATAGCGCATCCCACGTACAAATGCATCGGCGTCGTGAGGGCACTGGCCCTGCGGGAGACGAATCCCGAGGCGTACGAGCGGTTTACCAAACTGGCATCCGGAGAGCTCGAGGAGCCGCGAGAGATAGCCCGGTTCATCAAGCGCTTCTTCAACAAGCTCCACGACTTCTCGGAGGACGAGATCGCCAGGGCCGCCGGTATTATGCAA ATCAACGGACACGAAGTGCCGATCAGCGAACCGGTGCTGATAGCCGTCTACGACGAGTCGTCCTATGTGGAGCACAGCTGCAGGGCGAACTGCTCGAAAAGCTTCACCAGCTCGGGAGGCATCGTTATACGGGCGGCGATGGAGATCGAAAAAG GTGAGCACATCATGATCTGCTACACGGATCCGCTGTGGGGCACAGCCAACAGGCGGCATCACCTCCTGCGCACCAAGTTCTTCGAGTGCACGTGTCCGCGCTGCTCCGATCCCGCGGAGTTCGGCAGCATGTTCAACGCCATCGAGTGCTCCAAGAG CGACTGCTCGGGCTGTATGCTGCCGAAGAGCTTCACGGTTCAGGAGATTCCCGACTACCGGTGCAACAAGTGCGACAACTCCAGGAGCTCGAACTCGGTCGACGAGATGCTCGAGCAGATCGGTAAGGAGATGGCCTCGATGAGGAAGAACGACGCCGGCGCCTGCAGGAGCTTCGCGAGGAAACACGCCTCGAAGCTTCACGACAACCACTACTACATGACGGACGTGAAACTGGCACTGGCACAGATGATCGGCCAGCAAACCGGTGGTCTACCGGCCCTCGACAACGAGACCATCAGCGAGAAGATACTCCTCTGCAAGAAACTCGACGACCTCCTCAAGACCATCGTGCCAG CGGAGAATAGGGTGAGGGGTCTGGTGCTTTTTGAGATGCACGCCGCGGTCGCCGAGTTCGCCCGCAGACAAGACAGGGAGCAgctttacaatattttacaa GAATCGAAGCGACTGCTGAACGAGGCGTACCAGCTGCTGAAGTACGAGCCGGAGTTACTACCGGAGGGTATAATCGCCAAGACGGCCAAGAAAAATCTCCGCGAGATGGATATGATCCTAAAGCAGCTCTGTCAGAATGCCGTGGCGCCCTTGTGA
- the LOC100679519 gene encoding uncharacterized protein LOC100679519, which translates to MAELRLQQQQHHHHHHHHHHHHQHEFLPLCDVLFNIISLASYFCDVVFDLAMAYALAHHPEAPPVLFPLSVVLVVTSLIVSQVVSVKWYLWGARGKLRNVANSDCDISGGKKTANWTLGCVLLLHTTQIGVLWRYFKLFIPVDLTYVKHEVRELCVLRLIHAFCEAAPMLLLQVYLLTIGMSSSSDGLDSDGMTREPKPGDSKLAELTAVSAGLSLWSVCWAVASFSKGAARLRNLERLVLTWLGVLAQLAWRLGTVSARVGALVAYASIYGGEWLLVVMALHWLSMLTWLLLTPDGLFHGGEKLPATRKVFIASLLAFIYVFSYINLHETNHRQKMVIFYSVMFLENSLLMGVWAVGVSGTDMHRHAQPVTLILTLLALFFGGLLFMGLYYRFFHVRRLRYEAGGRMNGTNAVTTLSQQNTFQEKHMNGFDDKQNNAIGMRKVKLSNGGIPGVFNCRFANPTVTNPNRKKKKPTTFVPPPTQPQANIIPMTTLGDANKWVNGNGNGPALIPFWKRPLSIASLNNDDEATRDKNDADLTIGGSLSVNLIHEKLREKKQQQLRELRAIQEEIKEGKLVPPPSASTSSFSSNPSAANHQQPPPNTKLHTSPNSPLTVSPSMTLPSQNGCVNNGSAMTSWPPVKMHCMLPPPPASIYYPSPHPTTAWKPKKNVDSNGEILLAPRCLPYHCSHWSPPMMSNHRLCNNQNGLDETSKEEGHADEDASDIEGSQVSLPRSYTLPREFKYHNKNNERREGGARFTGSRFYLPSTNSSDGDVDSADNEEETDSEFVPPNPEVHTPTCKSNSNHNLQASLSCGVLRSNPIVRTKVKHETKL; encoded by the exons ATGGCCGAGCTTCGactgcaacagcagcagcaccatcatcatcatcatcatcatcatcatcatcatcagcacGAGTTTCTGCCGCTCTGCGACGTCCTCTTCAACATAATATCGCTCGCCTCCTACTTCTGCGACGTTGTCTTCGACCTGGCCATGGCTTACGCCTTGGCACATCACCCGGAGGCGCCGCCAGTGCTCTTCCCCCTCAGCGTCGTCCTCGTTGTTACCTCGCTGATCGTCTCTCAG GTCGTCAGCGTCAAGTGGTACCTCTGGGGCGCGAGAGGCAAGCTGCGGAACGTCGCCAACTCAGACTGTGATATAAGCGGAGGAAAAAAGACTGCCAATTGGACCTTAGGATGCGTACTTCTACTCCACACCACCCAGATCGGTGTCTTGTGGCGATACTTTAAGCTCTTCATTCCAGTCGATCTGACTTATGTCAAACACGAG GTACGGGAGCTATGCGTTCTCCGTCTGATACACGCGTTCTGCGAGGCGGCCCCGATGCTTCTGCTTCAGGTCTATCTGCTGACCATCGGCATGAGCTCGTCGAGCGATGGTCTGGATAGCGATGGAATGACGCGAGAGCCGAAGCCCGGCGACTCGAAACTCGCCGAGCTGACTGCCGTGTCCGCGGGGCTGTCGCTCTGGAGCGTTTGCTGGGCAGTGGCCTCCTTCAGCAAGGGCGCAGCCAGGCTGCGCAACCTCGAACGTTTAGTGCTCACCTGGCTCGGCGTACTCGCCCAGCTGGCCTGGAGGCTTGGAACTGTCAGCGCCAGAGTCGGTGCCCTCGTCGCTTATGCCTCGATTTACGGCGGCGAGTGGCTCCTAGTTGTCATGGCCTTGCACTGGCTGTCCATGCTTACCTGGCTGCTTCTCACGCCAGACGGACTTTTTCACGGCGGAGAGAAGCTGCCCGCTACCAGGAAGGTCTTCATCGCCTCGCTGCTGGCCTTCATCTACGTCTTTTCGTACATTAATCTTCACGAGACCAATCATCGGCAGAAGATG GTTATCTTCTACTCCGTTATGTTCCTCGAGAATAGTTTACTCATGGGAGTCTGGGCCGTCGGTGTCAGCGGAACTGATATGCATCGACACGCCCAGCCAGTTACTTTAATACTCACACTTTTAGCGCTATTTTTCGGTGGTTTATTATTCATGGGACTGTATTATAG ATTTTTTCACGTAAGACGATTGCGATACGAAGCCGGTGGACGAATGAATGGGACGAATGCCGTCACGACGTTGTCTCAACAG AATACTTTTCAAGAAAAGCACATGAACGGCTTTGATGACAAACAGAATAACGCTATTGGAATGCGAAAAGTGAAGTTAAGTAATGGCGGTATACCCGGTGTGTTCAACTGTCGATTCGCGAATCCGACAGTCACTAATCCAAATCGTAAGAAAAAGAAGCCGACCACTTTTGTGCCTCCTCCTACGCAACCTCAAGCCAACATTATACCGATGACGACTTTGGGAGACGCCAATAAATGGGTCAACGGAAATGGCAATGGCCCCGCGCTCATTCCTTTTTGGAAGAGGCCCTTGTCTATCGCTAGCTTAAATAAC GACGACGAGGCGACGCGAGATAAAAATGACGCGGATCTGACGATTGGCGGCTCGTTAAGTGTGAATCTAATTCACGAGAAGCTCCGcgagaaaaagcagcagcagctgcgaGAGCTGCGTGCCATCCaagaagaaataaaagaagGAAAACTCGTTCCTCCACCGTCAGCTTCCACATCCTCGTTTTCCTCGAATCCCTCTGCGGCGAATCATCAACAACCTCCACCGAACACCAAGTTGCATACCTCGCCAAACTCGCCTCTTACGGTGTCCCCAAGTATGACGCTGCCCAGTCAGAATGGTTGCGTTAACAACGGCAGCGCGATGACCTCCTGGCCACCAGTGAAGATGCATTGCATGCTGCCACCCCCGCCCGCGTCAATTTATTATCCGTCTCCACATCCGACTACGGCGTGGAAACCGAAGAAAAACGTCGACTCGAATGGCGAAATTCTGTTGGCGCCCAGGTGTCTACCCTATCATTGTTCTCACTGGAGTCCACCCATGATGTCAAATCATAG GTTGTGCAATAATCAGAATGGATTGGATGAAACCTCCAAAGAGGAAGGTCACGCCGACGAGGACGCAAGTGACATCGAAGGCAGCCAAGTGTCGTTACCACGAAGCTACACGTTACCGCGGGAATTCAAATACCACAATAAGAATAACGAGCGAAGGGAGGGAGGAGCTAGGTTTACGGGCTCACGTTTCTATCTGCCTTCGACCAACAGCTCCGATG GCGACGTAGACAGTGCCGACAACGAGGAGGAAACCGATTCGGAGTTCGTACCCCCGAACCCCGAGGTCCACACACCGACGTGCAAAAGTAACAGCAATCACAACTTGCAGGCCTCGCTGTCCTGTGGTGTGCTGCGTTCCAATCCAATCGTCCGCACAAAGGTCAAGCACGAGACAAAGTTGTGA
- the LOC100679034 gene encoding lateral signaling target protein 2 homolog isoform X2, whose amino-acid sequence MSDPSAARFDGTMLKFLTHKLRTHSLNEDPNQEKADDDHDSGTESDDEFQNGGDIADELSTAMDSLEEAGAARDSAVPSDADLGASPPSTTTTPSSVFGFQHQMPSSSSGCSSTETPPIEQSYEFLLRLAQTDQHSSEEELEVINGPKVVEAAPTLASTSTAQTPLLVRPNAAPEKRKWSEANSSSAGCSSQSQHKQTDGDGIVGTTYSAPVSRTGREAGSGSSDEEGLCYSRSGSAISQPVQFRSSPPTDAHKPVRSLSPPPKLFHASAYSSSSACIASGSSSEYPPRFHHHRPRSRPRPHSQYHSYTNLDSHHHHHLHHHHQSHGHHSQQPLLPPPSQLLQQQQQDLADLDVIGACSPRKRHRPPHRLPRPCLDFEKMQQLKAQAVTTWRHTSEHGKELSVFCW is encoded by the exons ATGAGTGACCCATCGGCCGCACGATTCGACGGAACTATGCTCAAGTTCCTCACGCACAAGCTAAGGACTCACTCGCTCAACGAGGATCCCAATCAAGAGAAG GCGGACGACGACCATGATTCTGGGACTGAGTCGGATGACGAGTTCCAAAATGGAGGTGACATCGCCGACGAATTGTCCACTG CTATGGACAGTCTCGAAGAGGCTGGAGCGGCTCGCGACAGTGCGGTGCCCTCGGACGCGGATCTCGGCGCCTCGCCaccctcgacgacgacgacgccttCCTCGGTCTTCGGCTTCCAGCATCAGATGccgagtagcagcagcggctgcagcagcaccGAGACGCCCCCGATCGAGCAGTCCTACGAGTTTCTGCTGAGGCTCGCCCAGACCGACCAGCACAGCTCCGAGGAGGAGCTCGAGGTGATCAATGGGCCAAAGGTCGTCGAGGCTGCTCCGACGCTGGCCAGCACCTCGACCGCCCAGACTCCGCTGCTTGTCAGGCCGAACGCCGCACCCGAGAAGCGAAAGTGGTCAGAAGCCAACAGCAGCAGTGCCGGCTGCTCTTCGCAGAGTCAGCACAAGCAGACCGACGGGGACGGCATCGTCGGCACGACTTACTCGGCGCCGGTGAGCAGGACCGGCCGTGAAGCTGGCTCCGGCTCCAGCGACGAAGAG GGCTTGTGCTACAGTCGCAGCGGCAGCGCGATCTCGCAGCCGGTCCAGTTCAGGAGCTCGCCGCCGACGGATGCTCACAAGCCGGTGCGCTCGCTCTCGCCGCCCCCGAAGCTCTTTCACGCCTCGGCCTACTCCTCATCGTCCGCCTGCATAGCCTCCGGCTCGTCGTCGGAGTACCCGCCGCGCTTTCATCACCATAGGCCTCGTTCGCGACCCAGGCCTCACTCTCAGTACCACTCGTACACGAACCTCGATTCGCACCACCATCACCACCTCCACCATCATCATCAGTCGCACGGCCATCACAGTCagcagccgctgctgccgcccCCGTCCCAACtgctccagcagcagcaacaggaCTTGGCGGACCTCGACGTTATCGGGGCTTGCAGTCCCAGGAAGCGGCACAGGCCACCCCATAGACTGCCCAGGCCTTGCCTCGACTTCGAGAAGATGCAACAG TTGAAGGCTCAAGCAGTAACAACGTGGAGGCACACGAGCGAGCACGGCAAAGAATTGTCCGTTTTCTGCTGGTGA
- the LOC100679034 gene encoding lateral signaling target protein 2 homolog isoform X1, translating into MSDPSAARFDGTMLKFLTHKLRTHSLNEDPNQEKADDDHDSGTESDDEFQNGGDIADELSTAMDSLEEAGAARDSAVPSDADLGASPPSTTTTPSSVFGFQHQMPSSSSGCSSTETPPIEQSYEFLLRLAQTDQHSSEEELEVINGPKVVEAAPTLASTSTAQTPLLVRPNAAPEKRKWSEANSSSAGCSSQSQHKQTDGDGIVGTTYSAPVSRTGREAGSGSSDEELCRSQGLCYSRSGSAISQPVQFRSSPPTDAHKPVRSLSPPPKLFHASAYSSSSACIASGSSSEYPPRFHHHRPRSRPRPHSQYHSYTNLDSHHHHHLHHHHQSHGHHSQQPLLPPPSQLLQQQQQDLADLDVIGACSPRKRHRPPHRLPRPCLDFEKMQQLKAQAVTTWRHTSEHGKELSVFCW; encoded by the exons ATGAGTGACCCATCGGCCGCACGATTCGACGGAACTATGCTCAAGTTCCTCACGCACAAGCTAAGGACTCACTCGCTCAACGAGGATCCCAATCAAGAGAAG GCGGACGACGACCATGATTCTGGGACTGAGTCGGATGACGAGTTCCAAAATGGAGGTGACATCGCCGACGAATTGTCCACTG CTATGGACAGTCTCGAAGAGGCTGGAGCGGCTCGCGACAGTGCGGTGCCCTCGGACGCGGATCTCGGCGCCTCGCCaccctcgacgacgacgacgccttCCTCGGTCTTCGGCTTCCAGCATCAGATGccgagtagcagcagcggctgcagcagcaccGAGACGCCCCCGATCGAGCAGTCCTACGAGTTTCTGCTGAGGCTCGCCCAGACCGACCAGCACAGCTCCGAGGAGGAGCTCGAGGTGATCAATGGGCCAAAGGTCGTCGAGGCTGCTCCGACGCTGGCCAGCACCTCGACCGCCCAGACTCCGCTGCTTGTCAGGCCGAACGCCGCACCCGAGAAGCGAAAGTGGTCAGAAGCCAACAGCAGCAGTGCCGGCTGCTCTTCGCAGAGTCAGCACAAGCAGACCGACGGGGACGGCATCGTCGGCACGACTTACTCGGCGCCGGTGAGCAGGACCGGCCGTGAAGCTGGCTCCGGCTCCAGCGACGAAGAG CTTTGTCGTTCGCAGGGCTTGTGCTACAGTCGCAGCGGCAGCGCGATCTCGCAGCCGGTCCAGTTCAGGAGCTCGCCGCCGACGGATGCTCACAAGCCGGTGCGCTCGCTCTCGCCGCCCCCGAAGCTCTTTCACGCCTCGGCCTACTCCTCATCGTCCGCCTGCATAGCCTCCGGCTCGTCGTCGGAGTACCCGCCGCGCTTTCATCACCATAGGCCTCGTTCGCGACCCAGGCCTCACTCTCAGTACCACTCGTACACGAACCTCGATTCGCACCACCATCACCACCTCCACCATCATCATCAGTCGCACGGCCATCACAGTCagcagccgctgctgccgcccCCGTCCCAACtgctccagcagcagcaacaggaCTTGGCGGACCTCGACGTTATCGGGGCTTGCAGTCCCAGGAAGCGGCACAGGCCACCCCATAGACTGCCCAGGCCTTGCCTCGACTTCGAGAAGATGCAACAG TTGAAGGCTCAAGCAGTAACAACGTGGAGGCACACGAGCGAGCACGGCAAAGAATTGTCCGTTTTCTGCTGGTGA
- the LOC100679074 gene encoding mannose-1-phosphate guanyltransferase alpha: MKAVILIGGPSKGTRFRPLSLDIPKPLFPIAGLPMIQHHVEACKKVACVSEVLIIGSYNAADIQPFADEMSRNNGLVIRYLQEFTPLGTAGAMYHFRDQIRVGGEDSFFVFNGDVCADFPLEELLQSHKSKKCLMTIMATEATREQSLNYGCLVLNNEGCVAHYVEKPSTFVSTLISCGVYVASNDIFQTMSDVFYSNQPQEKQTITNGYGKDSAYISLEQHIMAKLIKSGKLFALPVKNWWSQVKTAGSAIYVNRHYLALYRQNKPERLASASNSKCQIIDDVYIHPSASIHPTAVLGPNVSIGANVTIGAGVRIRETIVMENSTIQAHSIVLYSIVGKDSLVGEWARVEGTPCDPNPDKPFAKMENQPLFNIYGQLNPSATILGSSVSLASEKILLNSIILPHKELTRDFKNEIVL; the protein is encoded by the exons ATGAAGGCGGTAATTCTTATTGGGGGCCCTTCTAAAG GGACTAGATTTCGACCTTTATCTCTGGATATACCAAAGCCTTTATTTCCTATTGCTGGCCTACCGATGATTCAACATCATGTGGAAGCTTGTAAAAAAGTCGCCTGTGTATCTGAAGTTTTGATAATTGGCTCATACAATGCTGCTGATATACAAccatttgccgatgaaatgtCACGCAATAATGGCTTAGTAATTAGGTATTTGCAAGAATTTACACCTCTTGGCACTGCAGGAGCAATGTACCATTTTAGAGATCAAATTAGAGTTGGTGGTGAAGAcagtttctttgtttttaatgGGGATGTCTGTGCTGACTTCCCATTGGAAGAACTTTTGCAGTCCCATAAgagtaaaaaatgtttaatgacAATAATGGCAACAGAAGCTACAAGAGAACAGTCTTTAAATTATGGTTGTTTAGTTCTGAATAATGAAGGTTGTGTTGCACATTACGTAGAGAAGCCTTCCACATTTGTGTCAACACTCATAAGTTGTGGAGTTTACGTAGCATCGAATGACATTTTCCAAACAATGTCAGATGTCTTTTATTCCAATCAGCCACAAGAAAAACAAAC GATCACAAACGGCTATGGCAAAGACTCTGCATATATTTCACTAGAACAACACATCATggcaaaattgataaaaagtgGAAAATTGTTCGCACTGCCAGTGAAAAACTGGTGGTCACAAGTAAAAACTGCAGGTTCTGCAATTTACGTTAATCGCCATTATTTGGCGCTCTACAGGCAGAACAAACCAGAGAGGCTAGCATCGGCATCAAACAGTAAATGTCAAATAATAGATGATGTATATATTCACCCTTCGGCATCTATTCATCCTACTGCTGTG CTGGGACCAAACGTGAGTATCGGAGCGAACGTGACGATCGGTGCGGGAGTACGAATACGCGAGACCATAGTGATGGAGAACTCGACTATCCAGGCGCACTCGATCGTCCTGTACAGCATCGTCGGCAAGGACAGTCTGGTGGGTGAGTGGGCTCGCGTCGAGGGTACGCCCTGCGACCCCAACCCCGACAAGCCCTTCGCCAAGATGGAAAATCAGCCGCTCTTCAACATCTACGGTCAGCTCAACCCGTCAGCCACAATTCTGg gATCTTCCGTGAGCTTGGCGTCTGAAAAAATATTGCTGAATTCGATAATTTTGCCGCACAAAGAGCTGACTAGAGACTTTAAGAATGAAATTGTACTTTAA